The following coding sequences are from one Halobacteriovorax sp. JY17 window:
- a CDS encoding FAD:protein FMN transferase, with the protein MYRLLILFIFLLGVSSCSKSSKFLKIQGQTMGTTYHIKYTSDGIKLSKDEVKTQIDMLLIKVNQSMSTYMKTSEISEFNLSKELEWRSASSEILKVTNRALEIGRLTGGSYDPTIGPLVNLWGFGPSGKRVVPSDEAITSAMEGVGLEKISLNLEENQWKKNHPKVYVDLSSLAKGYGVDVVANLLDSLGSHNFMVEIGGEVKTKGSKFGKPWRIAIESPNTESPGSSYQKVLDLGSQSLATSGNYRNFFTEEHKNYSHTINFKTGRPVAHTLASVSVATKESCMDADAWATALMSLGFEKGIKLAEELKIAAYFVYKLDSQKNFVAKGTTEFNKLFK; encoded by the coding sequence ATGTATAGATTATTGATTTTATTCATTTTCCTTCTCGGTGTTTCCTCTTGTTCAAAAAGCTCTAAGTTTTTGAAAATACAAGGGCAGACCATGGGAACGACTTATCATATTAAGTACACGAGTGACGGGATCAAACTTTCCAAAGATGAGGTTAAAACTCAGATTGATATGCTTTTAATAAAGGTCAATCAGAGTATGTCGACTTATATGAAAACTTCGGAGATTTCTGAGTTTAATTTAAGTAAGGAATTGGAGTGGAGGAGTGCTTCTTCTGAAATTTTAAAGGTTACGAATAGGGCCTTAGAGATAGGAAGGTTAACAGGTGGCTCGTATGATCCAACCATTGGTCCGCTCGTTAATCTTTGGGGATTTGGTCCAAGTGGGAAGAGGGTTGTTCCAAGCGATGAGGCTATCACCTCTGCTATGGAAGGTGTTGGCCTTGAAAAAATTTCTCTAAATTTAGAAGAAAATCAGTGGAAGAAGAATCACCCTAAGGTCTATGTAGATCTCTCCTCATTGGCGAAGGGCTATGGGGTTGATGTTGTTGCAAATTTACTCGACTCCCTAGGAAGTCATAACTTTATGGTCGAAATTGGTGGTGAGGTGAAAACTAAGGGATCAAAATTTGGAAAGCCTTGGCGAATAGCCATTGAGTCTCCAAATACAGAAAGTCCTGGGAGCTCTTATCAGAAAGTCTTAGACCTTGGTTCACAGTCTCTTGCGACAAGTGGAAATTATAGAAATTTCTTTACGGAAGAACACAAGAATTATTCTCATACTATAAACTTTAAAACGGGGAGACCTGTTGCACATACTCTTGCAAGTGTGAGTGTTGCAACAAAGGAGTCTTGTATGGATGCTGATGCGTGGGCTACAGCTCTTATGTCTCTAGGCTTTGAAAAAGGTATTAAACTTGCAGAAGAATTGAAAATAGCCGCATACTTTGTATATAAACTGGATTCTCAGAAGAACTTTGTCGCAAAAGGGACAACTGAGTTTAATAAACTATTTAAGTAG
- the nqrM gene encoding (Na+)-NQR maturation NqrM — MKMFLVSLVVMLAAIAGMAVGVIFSNRKLKGSCGGLGNVMGEDCMFCEKKEECDKAPEQKDDCLKLEVKDSSVTLTLVQ, encoded by the coding sequence ATGAAGATGTTTTTAGTATCATTAGTCGTTATGTTAGCAGCAATCGCAGGAATGGCCGTAGGAGTAATCTTTAGCAATAGAAAACTCAAAGGATCTTGTGGAGGTCTTGGTAATGTAATGGGCGAGGATTGTATGTTCTGTGAAAAGAAAGAGGAGTGCGATAAGGCTCCTGAACAGAAGGACGATTGCTTAAAGCTTGAAGTGAAAGACTCAAGTGTTACTCTAACATTGGTGCAATAG
- a CDS encoding HAMP domain-containing sensor histidine kinase, protein MNKSISLETIFSELDQGINCYDFLKKISASLPFKGVSFVEVPEVLPAKIKSKYVFSAGREVEEVQFFLCDTVRRKLKNTIWTPENFLIDPSNLDNQEVITKFGIKVLSRIPIYYDCNSIAGILYFAHDEEILSEKSELFSALNAIGSIFSRLYFREFGCDLRGSVAEVDLLKKMMDSNHDLISSVIHDLSNPLTVIYFETQKSLSNKEKDLNKSLRNIETSIDHIYKIIDSTKKFFSKYKEKEDLQTLSIENVVDFISFQYGTQLLEKGLNFESEGLNFEFIAFRSTFLNTVIGSLISNSIRYSAEKATIKLYGREVNKRIEVVIEDKAGGFPEEVLDNLKSNFKSRPTPSTDGDIGSGMGLVLAKSYLQIMNGSLEIESLGKGSRIILRMSK, encoded by the coding sequence ATGAATAAAAGTATTTCACTTGAAACTATTTTCTCTGAACTAGACCAAGGAATTAATTGCTATGATTTTCTAAAGAAAATTTCGGCATCTCTTCCATTTAAGGGAGTGTCATTTGTCGAGGTTCCAGAAGTTCTTCCAGCAAAAATTAAATCAAAGTATGTGTTCTCTGCGGGGAGAGAAGTAGAAGAAGTTCAATTCTTTCTTTGTGATACAGTTAGAAGAAAGTTAAAGAATACCATTTGGACACCTGAGAACTTTCTAATAGACCCAAGTAATTTAGATAATCAGGAAGTTATAACTAAGTTTGGAATTAAAGTTCTTTCAAGAATTCCTATTTACTATGACTGTAATAGTATTGCAGGAATTCTCTACTTTGCTCACGATGAAGAAATTCTTTCGGAGAAGAGTGAATTATTCTCGGCTCTAAATGCAATTGGTTCAATCTTTTCAAGATTATACTTTCGTGAATTTGGATGCGACCTGCGAGGTTCTGTAGCAGAAGTTGATTTATTAAAGAAGATGATGGATTCAAACCATGACTTAATCTCGTCAGTTATTCATGACCTTTCTAATCCTTTAACCGTTATTTACTTTGAAACTCAAAAATCTCTTTCAAATAAAGAAAAAGATCTAAATAAGAGTCTCAGGAATATTGAAACTTCTATTGATCATATTTATAAAATTATTGATAGTACTAAGAAGTTCTTTTCAAAGTATAAAGAGAAGGAAGATCTTCAAACGTTATCTATTGAAAACGTTGTGGATTTTATATCCTTTCAATATGGTACTCAGCTCTTAGAAAAAGGACTCAACTTCGAAAGTGAGGGACTTAATTTTGAATTCATCGCCTTTAGAAGTACGTTTTTAAATACAGTCATTGGTTCTCTAATCTCAAACTCAATTCGTTACTCAGCAGAGAAGGCAACGATCAAGCTTTATGGGCGTGAAGTAAATAAGAGAATTGAAGTGGTTATTGAAGACAAGGCGGGTGGATTTCCAGAAGAAGTTCTTGATAACTTAAAAAGTAACTTTAAGTCTAGGCCAACACCATCAACTGATGGAGATATTGGTTCAGGAATGGGATTGGTTCTTGCTAAATCCTATCTTCAAATTATGAATGGCTCTCTTGAGATCGAGAGTCTTGGTAAAGGAAGTCGCATCATTCTTAGAATGTCCAAGTAA
- a CDS encoding 2-oxoglutarate dehydrogenase E1 component: MKNPIDFSHLSSSDISFIDSLYDDYKLDSNSVDISWKKFFEGFEFAAGSNAGGGGDFDEARLRKEFNVFRLIQSYRTRGHLLSDTNPIRKRRDRNAQIGLSEYDLNAGDLETVFICGDFVGLGPCKLKDIINKMEKLYCGKMGIEYMHSNDTEVRRWVRNKFEVGSLEVNYEIEKKKRILQKLNEANVFENFLQTKYTGQKRFSLEGGESTIPGLDAIINRASDLGANEVVFGMAHRGRLNVLANIIGKTYEYIFSEFEGSSLEQQEGIGSGDVKYHMGFTSVKEAQNGKDVTLKILPNPSHLETVSPVVNGYCRAQIDIAYQDESKIIPVVIHGDAAVAGQGIVYEALQMSELPGYRSGGTIHFVINNQIGFTTDFTDARSSHYSTSVAKTLDIPIIHVNGDYPEHVVYACELAVEFRQKFNKDIFIDMVCYRKHGHNEGDEPKYTQPHLYGLISKVKNPRELYLERLIETGSLNKELAKEMQDKFKSTLADRLNNVKQNTLPKKSSGPHKEWKNLRWAKTEDFDKSPETKVPVQRLEKVLKAVASTPDGFQTLKKAQKILDSRRIMFAENKIDWALAELLAYGTLLSEDANIRFTGQDVIRGTFSHRHAKVFDVKTNKAHCGLADIEEGQGKIHIYNSLLSEYAVLAYEYGYSQATPRALNIWEAQFGDFSNGAQIVMDQFISAGESKWQRMSNIVLLLPHGYEGSGPEHSSCRPERYLQMCAENNMVVCNFTTPANMFHALRRQLKWEFRKPLIVFTPKSLLRHPQCVSTVEDFSKGGLQEIIDDSYVKAKDVKKVLLCSGKVYYDLLNKQQDDKRKDVAIVRVEQLYPLPDKQLSKVLAKYKGAKQVWVQEEPMNMGAWTFLLRWRDLFSDITCISRKSAASPATGYAAVHNQEQQEILDKAFAK; encoded by the coding sequence ATGAAAAACCCAATTGACTTCTCTCACTTGTCTAGTTCAGACATTTCTTTTATTGATTCACTTTATGACGACTATAAGCTCGACAGTAATTCTGTCGATATTTCTTGGAAGAAGTTCTTTGAAGGTTTCGAATTCGCGGCAGGCTCTAACGCTGGCGGAGGCGGAGACTTTGATGAGGCGAGACTTAGAAAGGAGTTTAATGTCTTTAGATTAATTCAGTCCTATAGAACTAGAGGGCACTTACTTTCTGATACGAATCCAATTCGTAAGAGAAGAGATCGTAATGCTCAGATTGGCTTATCTGAATATGACCTAAATGCAGGTGATCTAGAAACAGTATTTATCTGTGGCGACTTTGTAGGGCTTGGTCCTTGTAAGTTAAAAGATATCATCAATAAAATGGAAAAACTCTACTGTGGAAAAATGGGCATTGAATATATGCACAGTAATGACACCGAAGTGAGAAGATGGGTTCGAAATAAATTCGAAGTAGGTTCACTTGAAGTGAATTATGAAATCGAAAAGAAGAAGAGAATCTTACAGAAGCTAAATGAAGCTAATGTCTTTGAAAACTTTCTTCAAACTAAGTATACCGGGCAAAAGAGATTTTCTCTGGAAGGTGGAGAATCTACAATTCCTGGGCTTGATGCAATTATTAATAGAGCAAGTGACCTTGGTGCTAATGAAGTTGTTTTTGGAATGGCCCATAGAGGAAGATTAAATGTTCTCGCAAATATTATTGGAAAAACTTACGAGTATATTTTTTCTGAATTTGAAGGAAGTTCTCTAGAGCAGCAAGAGGGGATCGGAAGTGGAGATGTTAAGTACCACATGGGATTTACTTCTGTTAAAGAAGCTCAAAATGGAAAAGATGTCACACTTAAAATTCTTCCAAATCCATCACATTTAGAAACAGTTTCTCCTGTTGTTAATGGATATTGTAGAGCTCAAATTGATATTGCTTATCAAGACGAGTCAAAAATTATTCCTGTTGTTATTCACGGTGATGCCGCCGTAGCAGGACAGGGAATTGTCTACGAGGCCCTTCAGATGTCGGAGCTTCCAGGTTACAGATCTGGTGGAACAATTCACTTTGTTATTAATAATCAAATTGGTTTTACTACTGATTTTACAGATGCTCGTTCATCGCACTACTCAACTTCTGTTGCTAAAACTTTAGATATTCCAATTATTCATGTTAACGGAGATTATCCAGAGCACGTTGTCTATGCCTGCGAACTCGCTGTTGAGTTTAGACAGAAGTTTAATAAAGATATCTTCATCGATATGGTTTGTTATAGAAAGCATGGACACAATGAAGGGGATGAGCCTAAGTATACTCAGCCACATCTCTACGGACTTATTTCTAAAGTTAAGAACCCGCGTGAGTTATACTTAGAAAGACTAATCGAAACTGGTTCTCTAAATAAAGAACTTGCAAAAGAAATGCAGGACAAGTTTAAGTCGACTCTTGCAGATAGACTTAATAATGTTAAGCAAAATACACTTCCAAAGAAATCAAGTGGACCTCATAAAGAATGGAAGAACCTTCGTTGGGCCAAGACTGAGGACTTTGACAAGTCTCCGGAGACTAAAGTTCCTGTTCAGAGATTAGAGAAGGTTTTAAAGGCCGTGGCCTCAACACCAGATGGTTTTCAAACTTTAAAGAAAGCGCAGAAAATTCTTGATAGTAGAAGAATTATGTTTGCAGAGAATAAGATTGATTGGGCACTGGCCGAGCTCCTAGCTTATGGGACTCTTCTTTCTGAAGATGCAAATATTAGATTCACTGGTCAAGATGTTATCAGAGGAACTTTCTCACATAGACATGCAAAAGTTTTTGATGTGAAAACAAATAAGGCCCATTGTGGACTTGCTGATATAGAAGAAGGGCAGGGGAAGATTCATATTTATAATTCACTTCTCTCTGAGTACGCAGTTCTGGCCTATGAGTATGGTTATTCTCAGGCAACACCTAGGGCGCTAAATATTTGGGAAGCTCAATTTGGAGATTTCTCAAATGGCGCTCAAATTGTGATGGATCAATTTATTTCAGCAGGCGAGAGTAAGTGGCAGAGAATGAGTAATATTGTTCTTCTTCTTCCTCACGGCTATGAAGGTTCTGGTCCAGAGCACTCTTCATGTAGACCAGAGAGATACCTTCAAATGTGTGCAGAAAATAATATGGTCGTTTGTAACTTCACAACTCCTGCAAATATGTTCCATGCCTTAAGAAGACAGCTTAAGTGGGAATTTAGAAAACCACTTATTGTATTTACTCCAAAGTCACTTCTTAGACACCCACAATGTGTTTCAACAGTTGAAGACTTCTCTAAAGGTGGACTTCAGGAAATTATTGATGATTCATATGTAAAAGCGAAAGACGTAAAGAAAGTTCTCTTATGTTCTGGGAAAGTTTACTATGATCTATTAAATAAGCAACAAGATGATAAGAGAAAGGATGTGGCCATTGTTAGAGTAGAACAACTCTATCCACTCCCTGATAAGCAACTTTCTAAAGTTCTCGCGAAGTATAAGGGAGCTAAACAAGTGTGGGTTCAAGAAGAGCCAATGAATATGGGAGCGTGGACTTTCCTTCTAAGATGGAGAGATCTCTTTAGCGACATCACATGTATTTCTAGAAAGTCGGCAGCATCTCCTGCAACAGGATATGCAGCGGTACATAATCAAGAACAACAAGAAATTTTAGATAAGGCATTTGCCAAATAA